The DNA sequence CGGCCCCAGGATCAGCGTCAGCAACGCATCGATCACATAAGCGATCGCCCGCATCAGAACCGGAGCCGTCTCGGATTCCGGCAGACCGGCAACCACTTCGGGCTGCTTCGACTCTGGCTCAGTGCTGGTCCGGGCTGGAAACGCGGTGCTCTCAACCGGCTTTTCAGCGGGGGCAGGTTTCGTTGACGCGGTCTGCTCAACAACCCGTGGTTTCTCAGATGAAGTAGGTTTGGGGGGCGTTGTTGAATCGCGAGTCGGTGTTCTGCTTTGGATCTTTGTCGCATTTTTCTTTCCAGCCGCAGACCGCCGCGTCTCTACAAAATGCTGCAGCCGCTGAATCTCCCGGGGCGTAAAGGTCCTCTGGATATCATCGGCGGCCGCAATCTTCAGGTGCTGGCAGATTTTGCGAAACTGCGATTCCGAAACGCGCAACCTCTGACATAAATCACTGGAATTCATAGAGATACCTCATTATTCAAACTGCAAAACCATGTGTCAGGCAAAGACGAAAGGGGGAATACTGACGTCAGTTGACGAACAGTGCTCAACCTCTCAAGCGTCAGCGCAGCGCAAACTTGGCGGCGGAAATTCACAATTCTGAAAAATCAGGCGAGACCAGCACCAGCGATTATCGAACAGGCATTCGTAACAGCGTTGAAACAAAAAGAGGCAGGTCTCATTAAGTTGAGACCTGCCTTTTTCTTCTCTTACTGGTTGTCTGACGTTCGCTCAAAATTCACCGATGGCTTCACCACCGTTGGGGGTACTCATCGCCTTTAACACATCCGGATCAATATTCTCCGAAACAAATCGCACCGCTCCGTCGGAGAGCAGCACATGATTGCCCCCCACCATCGACGTCTTCCTCCCCTCTCGCATCACATTGGCAGGATGATCGATATTGGTCGGATCGCCCCACGGCTTAAAACCCTCTCCCGATTCAATCGCCATGATCGTAGTCGAGGCGCCATCAGTGATGTCACGAAACCGAGTGTTCCCATTGGTCTCCAGCAATAGTTCGTTCCCGATGTAATGCGACAGCGCCAACCCGTCTGGAGAAACGGTTTCCTCAACGGAAGGATGCAGGTAGTCAGGAATGACCTGGGTGAAATGCTTGCGATTTTCCGGCGTCGTCCAGGGTTGATCCATGTCAATCCGATTGTACAACACCGCCTGATCCATAAAGGGCAGAATGAACGTCTGCCAGCTGTGGTTCGGCTTGCCTTCCACGTTGGTCGTCCCCCCCGGGGTAAACACTCCGAACGTGTCATGATAATTATGCATCGCCAGGCCGATCTGCTTCAGATGATTTTTGGATGTCGACCGCCGGGCTGCTTCGCGGGCCTGCTCAACGGCAGGTAGCAGCAGAGCCACCAGCACCATGACCACGAGAATGCCCCCGCCCCCCAGAATCGCGAGGACCAGGATCAGTGTTGTGTTGTTTTTCTTCGGGCCAGAGGAAGTGGAACTCGTCTGTTCAAAGTCGGAGCCCCCACTGCTGACTGTCTCCGCTGGCAAGAGTCCCGGTATCTGGCCCGCAGGTCGGAATTCACCCGCCTCTCCTTCTCTCACCAGATCCGACTCCTGTACTTTGCCCTGCGCCGCCAGTTCAATCAGCCGTTCCCGGGTCAAGGGGCCTGCTGTCTGGTCACCACGTTTCACATACCAGTTGGCCATGATGGTCTCTTTCTCGCTGGAGACTCTGGGACAGAGTCAGGTCAAAAACTCAGCAGTAGAAGTACGAACACCAGTCTAACAGATCCGCATCCGACCCGATACGAAAAAATCAGCAACCCGAAAGATCCACCACCCACGCTTCGGGCACCCGCTCTTCGACAGCGGTCCGCGCCAGGTTGAACCACCGCCCGGCCTGGTTGAGAATCTGGCTGTCCGCGGAAGCCACGATCTGGTCGGCGGCGCTCAGCACAGGGTCGGGGTCAGGCACGAGGTCGATCTCCCAGTTCCAGCCCCGCTCCTCACTGAGTTCCCGCAGCATCGTCTTCAGACGACCACTGTTGGAGACCGGCTGATCCAGCAACCAGCGACAACCGGCCACCTGCCACTCCGCCAGCAGTTCGCCCAGGATCTGAATCGCGGGGATCGTCTCGGCTACCTTACGATAACTGCCATGCATACTGGCCATGTCCCGAAAACAGCCATCGTGGGCCAGTAGAATGACCCCGCCCGACAGCGCCGCCTCCAGCGACGTCAACACGTTATACCCGTCAATCCACAGCTCCGCCCCCACAAGGTCCGGCGTCTCGACCTGATGCATCTGCCGCCGGTTCGCGTCTTCCTCACTACAGGCACAGCGGCCCACCGCCAGCCGTTGTCGCGCGTTCAACGCATAACGATCCCCCACCAGCTTGAGTGCAGAGACCGACGCATACCCACGGGTCAACAGCCAGTTCAGATCAGAAGTCGCCCGGCACAGATCAGGCTCCGCATCGCGCGCAAACAGCAACCGATCCTGGGGATGAGCGCCCCGATGATTCCGCCGGTCAGGCATGAACTTTCCTCCTGGCTGCTGTGATGATTAAGATTGACTGTGGTAGATTGCAAGGTGAAAGGTGACTCTGCAGGAGCTGATAATCAGGAAAAACCTCACTCTATCAGACCATCCGCCTGCATCTGTTGGTTTCGGATTTCCGCATCCTGCTCGAAGTACTCCTCCGCAAAGTAGGTTGGCAGCGGCTCTGGTTCCTCATGCAGACGTAAAATTCCTTCCTCGATCAAGGTGCCCATGATTTCGTGAATCTGCTCCCGCAGCCCCGCCGGTTCCCCCGCTTCGTACTGGGCAGCCATTTGTATCACAAAGTCATCGACCGTATGTTCGCCATCGGCAGACATGAATACCACCGCATACCAGGGTTCCATCGTGATCATCCGCGGCGCATGCTCACTGAAGCTGTCGTGTACCACCAGTTGCCCCTCCATCGTATGCCAGCACGCCTTACGGGAAAAATACTTCTCATCCATGGTCGACCTCGTTTCAGTCTGGAATCAAATCGGCTTTAAAGGAGACGCATAGAACACACGCAACCACATAGTGTATTTACGTT is a window from the Gimesia benthica genome containing:
- a CDS encoding RDD family protein → MNSSDLCQRLRVSESQFRKICQHLKIAAADDIQRTFTPREIQRLQHFVETRRSAAGKKNATKIQSRTPTRDSTTPPKPTSSEKPRVVEQTASTKPAPAEKPVESTAFPARTSTEPESKQPEVVAGLPESETAPVLMRAIAYVIDALLTLILGPLVLIPILGQILIGLMLCCYWLFRDAAGASPGKLLLGLQVSNNSADPARVGPRILRNIPLCIGPFLFCIPIIGFVIGVPIAILVVLTEVIMLLVTGRRIGDLLGDTSIKTVPKVRLVSE
- a CDS encoding DUF1559 family PulG-like putative transporter, encoding MANWYVKRGDQTAGPLTRERLIELAAQGKVQESDLVREGEAGEFRPAGQIPGLLPAETVSSGGSDFEQTSSTSSGPKKNNTTLILVLAILGGGGILVVMVLVALLLPAVEQAREAARRSTSKNHLKQIGLAMHNYHDTFGVFTPGGTTNVEGKPNHSWQTFILPFMDQAVLYNRIDMDQPWTTPENRKHFTQVIPDYLHPSVEETVSPDGLALSHYIGNELLLETNGNTRFRDITDGASTTIMAIESGEGFKPWGDPTNIDHPANVMREGRKTSMVGGNHVLLSDGAVRFVSENIDPDVLKAMSTPNGGEAIGEF
- a CDS encoding DUF434 domain-containing protein; the protein is MPDRRNHRGAHPQDRLLFARDAEPDLCRATSDLNWLLTRGYASVSALKLVGDRYALNARQRLAVGRCACSEEDANRRQMHQVETPDLVGAELWIDGYNVLTSLEAALSGGVILLAHDGCFRDMASMHGSYRKVAETIPAIQILGELLAEWQVAGCRWLLDQPVSNSGRLKTMLRELSEERGWNWEIDLVPDPDPVLSAADQIVASADSQILNQAGRWFNLARTAVEERVPEAWVVDLSGC